In one Lolium rigidum isolate FL_2022 chromosome 3, APGP_CSIRO_Lrig_0.1, whole genome shotgun sequence genomic region, the following are encoded:
- the LOC124697318 gene encoding uncharacterized protein LOC124697318, with protein sequence MSRRTSRADQRQPPARSAFVSNNPIFFCEDESMTRLKPADLHRRHAEPGAVHALVLDDVPAAVGKPLPLPLPPSRMQKHIPAGSRAAGSTLVMSKHGSGWVLMRRVPRDDPFLAAYLACSKSGGGKVDAEPAKRPQNRNNIRGDAVQGCGIWGGWAAGAKYAAGAMSCKYGCDVARPAAVVQDPAVPRLHLSRQLVVIPARKRALARGRAQE encoded by the coding sequence ATGAGCCGCCGGACCAGTCGCGCCGATCAGCGGCAGCCGCCGGCTCGTTCCGCCTTCGTGTCGAACAACCCGATCTTCTTCTGCGAAGACGAGTCGATGACTCGGCTCAAACCGGCCGACCTGCACCGCCGCCACGCGGAGCCCGGCGCCGTGCACGCGCTCGTCCTCGACGACGTGCCGGCTGCCGTCGGCAAGCCGCTGCCGCTGCCACTGCCGCCGAGCAGGATGCAGAAGCATATCCCGGCAGGCTCGCGCGCAGCAGGTTCGACGCTCGTGATGAGCAAGCACGGAAGCGGCTGGGTCCTGATGAGGAGGGTGCCCCGTGACGACCCGTTCCTCGCCGCCTACCTGGCCTGCTCCAAGAGCGGCGGCGGCAAGGTCGATGCCGAGCCGGCGAAGCGCCCGCAAAATAGGAATAACATCAGAGGCGATGCTGTCCAGGGGTGCGGCATTTGGGGCGGTTGGGCGGCCGGCGCGAAGTACGCCGCCGGAGCGATGTCGTGCAAGTACGGCTGCGACGTTGCCCGTCCTGCTGCCGTGGTGCAGGACCCCGCGGTGCCCAGGCTGCACCTGTCGCGGCAGCTGGTGGTGATCCCGGCGAGGAAGAGGGCCCTGGCACGGGGACGAGCGCAGGAATGA